One genomic window of Bartonella sp. JB63 includes the following:
- a CDS encoding YdcF family protein, whose amino-acid sequence MTHDTADPNVHDKPQCFLTEHKVSVTKQRKRFFHYLPPTVLFILMIILIFCVTFIAFTEKVGRFTPPTPLPKVDAIIVLTGGKNRIETGLKLLEKGLGSRLLISGVNTTTHPKKLIRMININPQLFSCCVDIGHQAINTQGNAEESANWVKKHRYKTLYIVTHDYHIIRSLLEFQYLMPNINFIAYPIKQDVSDNWIKQAHQIRLLALEYIKNICVKIRMILSSL is encoded by the coding sequence ATGACCCACGATACTGCTGACCCTAATGTCCATGATAAGCCGCAATGCTTTCTTACTGAACATAAAGTAAGCGTTACAAAACAACGTAAACGCTTTTTTCATTATTTGCCACCAACAGTACTCTTTATTTTGATGATCATTTTGATTTTTTGTGTTACTTTTATTGCTTTTACTGAAAAAGTTGGACGCTTTACTCCCCCAACCCCTTTACCGAAAGTCGATGCAATCATTGTCCTTACAGGAGGGAAAAACCGAATAGAAACAGGGTTAAAACTCTTAGAAAAAGGCCTTGGTTCGCGACTATTAATCAGCGGAGTGAATACAACAACACATCCCAAAAAACTGATCCGTATGATAAACATCAATCCTCAACTCTTCTCCTGTTGTGTTGATATTGGTCATCAGGCAATCAATACGCAAGGGAATGCTGAAGAAAGTGCTAATTGGGTCAAAAAGCACCGCTATAAAACACTCTATATCGTCACTCATGATTATCATATAATTCGTTCTTTACTTGAATTCCAATATTTAATGCCTAACATCAATTTTATTGCCTATCCTATTAAACAAGACGTTTCAGATAATTGGATAAAACAAGCCCATCAAATACGTCTTCTTGCACTTGAATATATCAAAAACATCTGTGTAAAAATAAGAATGATATTATCTTCTTTATAA
- a CDS encoding MacB family efflux pump subunit: MTTESKDTVLVLEDVVREFPAGETLIRVLKNINLTIKRGEMVAIVGRSGSGKSTLMNILGCLDRPSSGRYWISGKEIALLSADELSALRRDHFGFIFQRYHLLSELTALGNVEIPAIYAGCSAEIRKKRAKSLLTRLGMHDRMNYYPNQLSGGQQQRVSIARALMNDADIILADEPTGALDRKSGQEVLHILDELHQERRTIIIVTHDMKVAERADRIIEISDGKIISDSMPKTKKTSSKGEFLQKEDDLKNTQQLGIFRAFMGRFREAFVMALLAMNAHRMRTFLTMLGVIIGISSVVAMVALGNGTQKRILENLKSFGTNTLTILPGKSFSDPQSGKISSLVETDAEALSELPYVAGVTSQISTSSMVYYDAIETKAVVVGVGEQFFRIQGLKIIKGRFFDQSSVRDRAVDLIIEKEALAVLFPNSQENPIGKIVRVGNVPARIIGVLDSQDHGGVSDTIKIYLPYTAVQTRFLGRADVRAIILKVVDNVDSQLAETMIRRLLIMRHGKEDFFIRNSESFRKKIMESTAILTILVTSIAAISLFVGGIGVMNIMLVTVAERINEIGVRMAIGARQSDILQQFLIEAVLICVIGGSLGVFFGFIIGGLFVLGNSPIEFIYTSRSIVIAVLFSAFIGVCFGFFPARKASRLDPVVALARD; the protein is encoded by the coding sequence ATGACAACAGAATCAAAAGATACTGTTCTTGTGTTAGAGGATGTTGTGCGTGAATTTCCTGCAGGTGAGACATTGATCCGCGTTTTAAAAAACATCAATTTAACCATTAAGCGTGGGGAGATGGTTGCAATTGTAGGAAGGTCAGGCTCAGGAAAATCCACGTTAATGAATATTTTAGGCTGCCTTGATCGACCAAGTTCAGGGCGTTATTGGATTTCTGGTAAAGAAATAGCTTTGCTTTCAGCAGATGAGTTGTCAGCTTTGCGACGCGATCATTTTGGTTTTATTTTTCAGCGTTATCATTTGCTCAGTGAATTAACAGCTCTTGGGAATGTTGAAATCCCAGCTATTTATGCAGGCTGCTCAGCAGAAATAAGGAAAAAACGTGCAAAGAGCCTTTTAACACGCTTAGGAATGCATGATCGAATGAATTATTATCCCAATCAGCTTTCAGGGGGGCAGCAACAACGTGTTTCAATTGCTCGTGCTTTAATGAATGATGCTGATATTATTCTTGCGGATGAACCAACCGGTGCTTTAGATAGAAAAAGTGGTCAAGAAGTTTTGCATATTTTAGATGAGCTTCATCAAGAGAGACGGACTATTATCATTGTAACCCATGATATGAAGGTGGCTGAAAGGGCAGATCGTATTATTGAAATCAGTGATGGGAAGATTATTTCCGATAGTATGCCAAAAACTAAAAAAACAAGTAGTAAAGGAGAATTTCTTCAAAAAGAAGATGATCTAAAAAATACACAACAGTTGGGGATTTTTCGTGCTTTTATGGGACGTTTTCGTGAAGCATTTGTTATGGCTTTATTGGCAATGAATGCCCATCGAATGCGGACTTTTTTAACAATGCTTGGGGTGATTATTGGTATTTCTTCAGTTGTTGCAATGGTCGCTTTGGGAAATGGTACTCAGAAAAGAATTCTTGAAAATTTAAAAAGTTTTGGGACCAATACTTTGACAATCCTACCAGGTAAAAGCTTTTCTGATCCACAGTCGGGAAAAATAAGCAGTTTAGTGGAGACAGATGCAGAAGCGTTATCTGAATTGCCTTATGTTGCTGGTGTCACATCTCAGATTTCAACGAGTTCAATGGTATATTATGATGCAATTGAAACAAAGGCTGTTGTTGTTGGTGTAGGAGAACAATTTTTTCGAATACAAGGACTTAAAATAATTAAAGGAAGGTTTTTTGATCAATCAAGCGTGCGTGATCGAGCTGTTGATTTAATAATAGAAAAAGAAGCACTTGCTGTTCTTTTCCCCAATAGTCAAGAAAACCCCATTGGAAAAATTGTACGTGTGGGTAATGTGCCGGCACGTATTATTGGTGTTTTGGATTCACAAGATCATGGAGGGGTATCAGACACAATAAAGATTTATTTGCCTTATACGGCAGTACAAACGCGCTTTCTTGGTAGAGCAGATGTTCGTGCTATTATTCTTAAAGTGGTTGATAATGTCGATTCACAATTAGCAGAAACTATGATTCGGCGTTTGTTAATTATGCGTCATGGAAAAGAAGATTTTTTCATTAGAAATTCAGAATCATTTCGTAAAAAAATTATGGAAAGTACAGCAATTTTAACAATTTTAGTGACTTCAATTGCAGCGATCTCGCTTTTTGTGGGTGGAATTGGGGTGATGAATATTATGCTGGTCACTGTTGCTGAGCGAATTAATGAAATTGGAGTACGTATGGCGATTGGTGCGCGCCAGAGTGATATTTTGCAACAATTTTTAATTGAAGCGGTTTTGATTTGTGTGATTGGTGGAAGTTTAGGGGTTTTCTTTGGATTTATTATTGGAGGCTTATTTGTATTGGGAAACTCTCCTATCGAATTCATTTATACATCGCGTTCAATTGTAATAGCTGTTCTTTTTTCAGCTTTTATTGGGGTGTGTTTTGGTTTTTTTCCAGCACGAAAAGCTTCACGACTTGATCCTGTTGTTGCCCTTGCACGTGATTAA
- a CDS encoding efflux RND transporter periplasmic adaptor subunit, translating to MIKYFMMKYLTIKRKKLFLFCVVVFIILVFKILSALFGSKNTANYMTAVVMRGDIEETVLASGIVRPYRLVAVGARATGRVVSVRVASGDVVREGDLLAEIDPTDQENDLKRKKAVLSYYYASLKEHEAYLMLAKQNLARQNKMIETQAVSRANFDDAVTQVKIREAQIAQLQEQIVQAQIDVRSAEVNLSYTRVTAPSAGTVLATVVEEGQNINAAQSAPTIVILGDLSKMTITAQISEADILKVQPGQDLYFTVVGDARRRYKGTLETIEPAPEAIRNDININPNISSSSVASSAIYYNGLVHVDNKDRFLRTYMTVQVSIMLGRAQNVLLVPSDALLNETKENKAWVQVLIGRDKVVAKQVTVGLNNKVIAEIVSGLNEGDVVIVGAQDELLVSSGLQSENEI from the coding sequence ATGATAAAATATTTTATGATGAAATATTTAACCATAAAACGTAAAAAGCTTTTTTTATTTTGCGTTGTGGTTTTTATCATCTTGGTTTTTAAGATACTCTCTGCTTTGTTTGGGAGTAAAAATACAGCAAATTATATGACAGCAGTGGTTATGCGTGGTGATATTGAGGAAACGGTTTTAGCTTCTGGAATCGTGCGTCCTTATCGATTGGTTGCTGTTGGTGCGCGCGCAACAGGACGTGTAGTTTCTGTCCGTGTTGCATCTGGAGATGTTGTGCGAGAGGGAGATCTCTTAGCGGAGATTGATCCTACGGATCAGGAAAATGATCTGAAAAGAAAAAAAGCAGTTTTGTCCTATTATTACGCGAGTTTAAAGGAGCATGAAGCTTATTTGATGCTAGCAAAACAAAATTTAGCACGTCAAAATAAAATGATTGAAACACAGGCAGTGTCACGTGCTAATTTTGATGATGCAGTAACACAAGTCAAAATACGTGAAGCTCAAATTGCTCAACTTCAAGAACAAATTGTACAAGCACAAATTGATGTGAGAAGTGCAGAAGTCAATTTAAGCTATACGAGAGTAACAGCACCCTCTGCAGGAACAGTTTTAGCGACAGTTGTTGAAGAAGGACAAAATATTAATGCAGCTCAATCAGCACCAACAATTGTTATTTTAGGAGATTTGTCAAAAATGACAATTACGGCACAAATTTCAGAAGCGGATATTTTGAAAGTTCAGCCTGGACAAGATCTTTATTTCACAGTTGTAGGAGATGCACGGCGCCGTTATAAGGGGACATTAGAAACAATAGAGCCTGCTCCTGAAGCTATTCGTAATGATATTAATATTAATCCTAACATTTCATCAAGTTCTGTAGCGTCATCGGCTATCTATTATAACGGGCTCGTACATGTTGACAATAAAGATCGTTTTTTGCGCACTTATATGACAGTTCAGGTGAGTATTATGTTAGGGCGCGCTCAAAATGTATTGTTGGTTCCAAGTGATGCTTTACTCAATGAGACGAAAGAAAATAAAGCGTGGGTACAGGTCTTGATTGGTCGAGACAAAGTTGTTGCAAAACAAGTAACTGTTGGACTGAATAATAAAGTGATAGCTGAGATTGTTTCTGGGCTTAATGAGGGTGATGTGGTGATTGTTGGTGCACAAGATGAGTTGCTAGTTTCTTCTGGTTTACAAAGTGAAAATGAGATCTAA
- a CDS encoding efflux transporter outer membrane subunit, translated as MGISNLKQILLKGFLYIFFSVLTGCVVGPDYRKTSFSVPAIWGQHFSAQTSKHPVAFAGWWRNFNDLILDELINDAIAANNSVAVAKARVREARASLGQVTGYLSPSISSSIVGNHSSSQPDISLSRYHSGFDASWELDLFGGHKRGIEAARYGLDATVEDLRATMVTLLGDVATNYVEMRGWQQKLSIARSIASLQRKTVKLIGAKLEAGDISELDNSNAQAQMINTEADILQMEANLSMSIHRLSVLTGRVPMALQDFLQKSAQNKQIPQPKWPISLGIPADILLTRPDLRRAERQYAQATARIGQREADRYPSLSLTGNISTTAESIGQLAKSSTIGWSFGPNIRFPFFNGGQVVASVAVARAQRDQAFITYRAAVLGALEEVENALVQFYKEQQRLKKLLAASSAYSHSLQLSQGLFESGNTSYLELLNAHRSYYSSQMALRDSRIALAKHYIALMKALGGGWNGVVDVSRPEVVDTVTNLNVRIGR; from the coding sequence ATGGGGATCAGTAATTTAAAACAGATTTTATTGAAAGGGTTTTTGTATATTTTTTTTTCTGTTTTGACAGGGTGTGTTGTTGGTCCTGATTATCGTAAGACATCTTTTTCTGTTCCAGCAATTTGGGGGCAACATTTTTCTGCACAAACTTCTAAGCATCCGGTTGCATTTGCGGGCTGGTGGCGAAATTTTAATGACCTGATTTTAGATGAGCTGATTAATGATGCAATTGCCGCAAATAATAGTGTTGCAGTTGCTAAGGCTCGGGTTCGTGAAGCACGAGCTAGTTTAGGACAGGTAACAGGGTATCTTTCACCGAGTATTTCAAGTTCAATTGTAGGCAATCATAGTTCTAGCCAGCCGGATATTTCTTTAAGCCGATATCATAGTGGTTTTGATGCAAGTTGGGAACTTGATCTTTTTGGAGGGCATAAACGAGGAATTGAAGCTGCACGTTATGGTCTTGATGCGACTGTGGAAGATCTGCGGGCTACGATGGTCACTCTTTTAGGAGATGTCGCAACGAATTATGTTGAAATGCGTGGTTGGCAACAGAAACTATCGATTGCACGTTCTATTGCTTCATTGCAGCGTAAAACTGTTAAATTAATAGGGGCTAAATTGGAGGCTGGTGATATCTCAGAGCTGGATAATTCAAATGCACAAGCGCAAATGATCAATACAGAGGCAGATATTTTACAGATGGAAGCAAATTTATCGATGAGTATTCATCGTCTTTCCGTTTTAACTGGGCGTGTGCCTATGGCATTGCAGGATTTTTTGCAAAAAAGCGCTCAAAATAAACAGATCCCACAGCCAAAATGGCCAATTTCTTTAGGAATTCCAGCTGATATTTTGTTAACACGTCCAGATTTACGACGTGCGGAACGTCAATATGCTCAGGCAACAGCGCGGATTGGTCAACGTGAAGCAGATCGTTATCCTTCATTAAGCTTAACAGGTAATATTTCCACAACAGCAGAATCCATTGGTCAATTGGCGAAAAGTTCAACGATTGGTTGGTCTTTTGGACCAAATATTCGTTTTCCTTTTTTTAATGGGGGGCAAGTGGTTGCTTCTGTTGCTGTAGCACGTGCTCAGCGTGATCAGGCTTTTATTACTTATCGGGCAGCAGTATTGGGGGCTTTAGAAGAAGTAGAGAATGCATTGGTGCAATTTTATAAAGAACAACAGCGTTTAAAAAAACTTTTGGCTGCAAGTTCAGCTTATTCACATTCATTGCAGCTTTCACAGGGCCTTTTTGAAAGTGGAAATACCAGCTATCTTGAATTACTCAATGCTCATCGCTCCTATTATTCTTCACAAATGGCACTGAGAGATAGCCGTATTGCTCTGGCTAAACACTATATTGCACTGATGAAAGCATTAGGAGGAGGATGGAATGGTGTGGTTGATGTTTCTCGTCCAGAAGTCGTTGATACGGTTACCAATTTAAATGTGAGAATAGGGCGATGA
- a CDS encoding exodeoxyribonuclease III yields the protein MLFHIATWNINSIRFRLSQVLQYLDICSVDILCLQETKCPDDLFPREFFEAAGYQYIALNGQKSYHGVAIISRLPFVSVEKRFFCQKEDCRHLSVVIELHGRRIRIHNFYIPAGGDEPDVKKNEKFRHKLDFLEEMSSICADQGDGLESLLLGDLNIAPLPEDVWSHKQLLKVVSHTPIETKLLQALCREGGWVDLMRMKFPVPTKLYTWWSYRARDWARADRGRRLDHIWSSPNLALFVKDLSIFRDARGWSQPSDHVPVQTLFDFSGDLK from the coding sequence ATGCTTTTTCATATAGCTACTTGGAATATTAATTCTATTCGTTTTCGTCTTTCGCAGGTTCTTCAGTATTTAGATATTTGTTCTGTAGATATTTTATGTCTACAAGAGACAAAGTGTCCAGATGATTTATTTCCACGTGAGTTTTTTGAAGCAGCAGGGTATCAATATATTGCGTTGAACGGTCAAAAGTCTTACCATGGTGTAGCAATCATTTCTCGTTTGCCTTTTGTCAGTGTTGAAAAGCGTTTCTTTTGTCAAAAGGAAGATTGTCGCCACCTTTCAGTTGTTATTGAACTTCATGGGAGGAGAATTCGAATTCATAATTTTTATATTCCTGCCGGTGGAGATGAACCCGATGTAAAAAAGAATGAGAAATTTCGTCATAAACTTGATTTTTTAGAAGAAATGTCTTCTATTTGTGCAGATCAGGGAGATGGCTTAGAGTCTCTTTTGTTGGGTGATCTTAATATTGCTCCTTTGCCAGAGGATGTTTGGTCTCATAAGCAATTATTGAAAGTTGTAAGCCATACGCCGATTGAAACAAAGCTTTTACAAGCTTTATGTCGTGAAGGTGGGTGGGTTGATTTGATGCGGATGAAATTTCCAGTTCCTACCAAGCTTTATACGTGGTGGAGTTATCGTGCACGCGATTGGGCACGTGCTGATCGCGGTCGACGGCTCGATCATATTTGGTCTTCTCCAAATTTAGCGCTTTTCGTTAAGGATCTTTCAATTTTTCGTGATGCACGAGGGTGGTCTCAGCCTTCAGACCATGTTCCAGTACAAACTTTATTTGATTTTTCAGGTGATTTAAAATAA
- a CDS encoding LolA family protein: MRVYFLLLRRTFSIILLFFLLIGSAFSQSAKQLARAQNIANHFAAIKTMTGDFIQFSPKGKITKGTFYLERPGKIRFNYKGVPLQIIADGKSVGVNNRALNTWNFYQLSQTPMKLLLGDTISLSSANLLAFRENLGTVMIVLRDKTIGRGHIKMIFDSQSYALLQWIILDQQNLETTVQVMNVKTNVRFADGMFTIPYKNTAMLRSWNNN, from the coding sequence ATGAGGGTTTATTTTTTGTTATTAAGGAGAACATTTAGTATTATTTTGTTATTTTTTTTGTTGATTGGTTCTGCTTTTTCACAGTCGGCGAAACAATTAGCTCGAGCTCAGAATATTGCTAATCATTTTGCGGCTATCAAAACAATGACGGGTGATTTTATTCAATTTAGTCCAAAGGGAAAAATAACTAAGGGAACATTTTATTTGGAGCGTCCAGGGAAGATTCGTTTTAATTACAAAGGAGTTCCGCTGCAGATTATCGCAGATGGCAAATCTGTAGGGGTTAACAATCGCGCTTTAAATACGTGGAACTTTTATCAGCTTTCTCAAACACCAATGAAGCTTTTATTAGGTGATACAATTAGTTTATCGTCAGCAAATTTATTAGCATTTCGTGAAAATCTGGGGACAGTAATGATTGTTTTACGGGATAAAACGATTGGCAGAGGGCATATAAAGATGATCTTTGATTCTCAAAGTTATGCGTTGCTGCAATGGATAATTCTTGATCAGCAGAATTTAGAAACTACTGTTCAAGTGATGAATGTAAAGACAAACGTTAGATTCGCTGATGGAATGTTTACAATTCCTTATAAAAATACTGCGATGTTAAGGAGTTGGAATAACAATTAA
- a CDS encoding FtsK/SpoIIIE family DNA translocase, with the protein MHQGSSLYDLPKKLEYRNSRFIEILLRQIGVLIGLCLLGLFIFCILALATWNFADPSLTYANANQITNLMGWPGAVFSDLAMQLFGLASLGILLPPLFWSLLLLAQKGIHNFIFRLFLWLVSTIWFTAAFALMTPVASFTNWPLPIGLGGVWGDKILNVFSLFLFSFSSPVESVLWGIFLVFVSFVIAIFAGNVVWRHQVDISESEPVHVDPVFKILESENYSNNEVHGSFFSAVFGAVLHFIYFLQARIGRFFSFTSLFEKTDNSFDRVEPVFFDEKKPFQDFQNKAVSTSNSSVLKSSKVRSKYHFNLPLLDYLTVPPSATKDMRLSPAILKANSQELKSVLLDFGVKGEIIDARPGPVVTLYEFEPAAGIKSSRVIGLADDIARSMRSISARVAVVPGRNVIGIELPNASRQIVYLREILQAREFFDTEAKLGLALGKTIGGETVVADLTKMPHLLVAGTTGSGKSVAINTMILSLLYRLTPEQCRLIMVDPKMLELSIYDGIPHLLTPVVTDPKKAVIALKWAVREMEERYSKMSKVNVRNIDGFNTRLKEAQKQGEILTRTVQVGFDHKTGEPLYETEILDLNPLPYIVVIIDEMADLMMVAGKDIEGAVQRLAQMARAAGIHVIMATQRPSVDVITGTIKANFPTRISFSVSSKIDSRTILGEQGAEQLLGQGDMLFMMGGGRIQRIHGPFVADDEVEQVVAHLKAQAQPNYLETITQEVADRESDVSSVSSSLEDEPYRQAVMVVLRDRKASTSYIQRRLGIGYNRAASLIERMEEEGIISPANHAGKREILVPATEEPF; encoded by the coding sequence ATGCATCAGGGTTCTTCTCTTTATGATTTGCCAAAAAAGCTAGAATATCGGAATTCGCGCTTTATTGAAATATTGTTGCGACAAATAGGGGTTTTAATTGGGTTGTGTCTTTTAGGACTCTTTATTTTTTGTATTTTAGCTCTAGCAACGTGGAATTTTGCAGATCCATCATTGACTTATGCCAATGCTAATCAGATCACTAATCTTATGGGGTGGCCTGGTGCGGTTTTTTCAGATCTTGCTATGCAACTTTTTGGTTTGGCAAGTCTTGGTATTTTGTTGCCTCCATTATTTTGGTCACTTTTGTTACTTGCACAAAAAGGTATCCATAATTTTATTTTTCGTCTTTTTTTGTGGTTGGTTTCAACGATTTGGTTTACCGCTGCATTTGCTTTAATGACTCCTGTTGCGTCTTTTACAAACTGGCCATTGCCAATTGGTCTTGGGGGCGTTTGGGGAGATAAGATTTTAAATGTTTTTTCTTTATTTTTATTCTCTTTTTCTTCACCTGTGGAGAGCGTGTTGTGGGGTATTTTTTTAGTGTTTGTCAGTTTTGTAATAGCCATTTTTGCTGGCAATGTAGTATGGAGACATCAGGTCGATATAAGCGAAAGCGAACCAGTTCATGTGGATCCAGTTTTTAAGATATTGGAAAGTGAAAATTATTCTAATAATGAAGTCCATGGTAGTTTTTTCTCTGCAGTTTTTGGAGCAGTTTTGCATTTTATTTATTTTTTACAAGCCCGTATTGGGCGTTTTTTTTCGTTTACGAGTTTATTTGAAAAAACGGACAATTCATTTGATCGAGTTGAGCCAGTTTTTTTTGATGAAAAAAAACCATTTCAGGATTTCCAAAATAAAGCTGTTTCTACTTCTAATAGCAGTGTTTTAAAGTCTTCAAAAGTACGTTCAAAATATCATTTTAACCTCCCTCTATTGGATTATCTCACTGTTCCTCCATCGGCAACGAAAGATATGCGGCTTTCCCCTGCCATTTTAAAGGCCAATTCTCAGGAACTTAAAAGTGTTTTATTAGATTTTGGAGTTAAGGGAGAGATTATTGATGCACGTCCTGGTCCAGTTGTAACTTTGTACGAATTTGAGCCAGCTGCTGGCATTAAATCTTCGCGTGTTATTGGGTTAGCAGATGATATTGCTCGCTCCATGCGTTCTATTTCGGCACGCGTTGCTGTAGTTCCAGGGCGTAATGTTATTGGAATAGAGTTGCCTAATGCATCTCGGCAGATAGTCTATTTGCGGGAAATTTTACAAGCACGGGAATTTTTTGATACCGAGGCAAAATTAGGGCTTGCATTGGGTAAAACAATAGGGGGTGAAACAGTCGTTGCAGATTTAACAAAAATGCCTCATCTTTTAGTGGCAGGTACGACGGGATCGGGTAAGTCTGTTGCTATTAATACAATGATTTTATCGCTTCTTTATCGTTTAACACCCGAACAATGTCGTTTAATTATGGTTGATCCTAAAATGCTCGAACTTTCGATTTATGATGGTATTCCTCATTTATTGACACCCGTAGTGACAGATCCTAAAAAAGCGGTAATTGCTCTTAAGTGGGCTGTGCGTGAAATGGAAGAGCGCTACAGCAAAATGTCAAAAGTTAATGTTCGTAATATTGATGGATTTAATACTCGTTTAAAAGAAGCACAAAAACAAGGTGAAATATTAACACGGACAGTTCAGGTTGGATTTGATCACAAAACTGGTGAACCATTATATGAAACAGAAATCCTCGATTTAAATCCTCTGCCTTATATCGTTGTTATTATTGATGAAATGGCAGATCTTATGATGGTTGCTGGTAAAGATATTGAAGGAGCGGTGCAACGTTTAGCTCAAATGGCGCGTGCTGCTGGTATCCACGTCATTATGGCAACACAACGTCCTTCAGTCGATGTGATTACGGGAACAATTAAAGCTAATTTCCCGACACGTATTTCTTTTTCTGTGAGTTCAAAGATTGATAGCCGAACAATTCTTGGTGAACAGGGAGCTGAACAATTATTAGGGCAAGGGGATATGCTATTTATGATGGGAGGAGGACGTATTCAACGTATTCATGGGCCTTTTGTGGCAGATGATGAAGTTGAACAGGTTGTTGCGCATCTGAAAGCGCAAGCACAGCCTAATTATTTGGAGACTATTACACAAGAAGTTGCAGATCGTGAAAGTGATGTTTCATCTGTTTCTTCTTCCTTAGAAGATGAGCCTTATAGGCAGGCTGTGATGGTGGTGCTGCGTGATCGTAAAGCTTCAACTTCTTATATTCAACGCCGTTTAGGTATTGGTTATAATCGTGCTGCTTCATTGATTGAACGGATGGAAGAAGAAGGGATTATTAGCCCAGCCAATCATGCAGGAAAACGGGAAATTTTAGTGCCTGCTACAGAAGAACCATTTTAA
- a CDS encoding ubiquinone biosynthesis hydroxylase, with protein sequence MTSYIDQTTKQCDLLIAGGAAVGLTLAVALKNAAPELRINVVDATSQRNTSTKNTQAFALAAASIRMLEQLQCWKHIKPYAQPIYSMTITDARINDPIKPTFLTFEGDITPNEPFASMVENKRLINALKKRAKDLDISFIENTTVVHFHQENYYTTVTLNNKEIWQTKLLVAANGTHSKLREKAGLKSFSHCYMQTAITCIIEHEKSHHGQAIQHFFPTGPFALLPLKGNRSAIVWNEKHHIAQYYLKADALIFEEEIEKRIGHQFGKLSWNGERQGFPLILSLAEHCIKPRFALIGDAAHTIHPIAGQGLNLGLRDSAALAEVIIETARLGLDIGSMTTLQRYQSWRRFETIRMAFSNDWINRLFSNDILLLRIFRDVGLGLINQMPKMKKYFIQEASGLTSNAPRLLRGLPI encoded by the coding sequence GTGACTTCCTATATCGATCAAACAACAAAACAATGTGATCTGCTTATTGCAGGCGGTGCAGCTGTTGGCTTGACACTTGCCGTCGCTCTCAAAAATGCTGCTCCTGAGTTGAGAATAAACGTTGTTGATGCCACTTCCCAAAGAAACACATCTACCAAAAATACACAAGCATTTGCTCTTGCCGCCGCTTCTATTCGTATGCTTGAACAATTACAGTGCTGGAAGCATATCAAACCTTATGCCCAACCTATCTATTCAATGACGATCACCGATGCACGCATCAATGATCCCATTAAACCAACTTTTTTAACATTTGAAGGAGATATAACACCCAATGAGCCCTTTGCAAGTATGGTTGAAAATAAAAGGCTCATCAATGCTTTAAAAAAACGTGCAAAAGATCTCGATATTTCTTTTATCGAAAATACCACCGTCGTTCATTTTCACCAAGAAAACTACTATACAACAGTCACCTTAAATAATAAAGAAATTTGGCAAACAAAATTGCTGGTAGCAGCTAATGGAACACACTCTAAATTACGAGAAAAAGCTGGTCTTAAAAGCTTTTCTCATTGTTATATGCAAACAGCAATTACATGCATTATCGAACATGAAAAATCCCACCATGGTCAAGCAATCCAACATTTTTTCCCCACTGGACCTTTTGCTCTTTTACCTCTCAAAGGCAACCGATCGGCTATTGTATGGAATGAAAAACACCATATTGCTCAATATTATCTTAAAGCCGATGCTCTGATTTTTGAAGAGGAAATTGAAAAACGTATTGGTCATCAATTTGGAAAACTTTCGTGGAATGGTGAACGTCAGGGATTTCCCCTAATCCTTTCTTTAGCAGAGCATTGCATTAAACCTCGTTTTGCTCTCATAGGAGATGCTGCTCATACAATCCACCCCATTGCAGGACAAGGTCTCAATTTAGGACTTCGTGATAGCGCCGCTTTAGCCGAAGTCATTATTGAGACAGCACGATTGGGTCTTGATATTGGATCAATGACAACTCTCCAACGTTATCAAAGTTGGCGACGTTTTGAAACTATACGAATGGCTTTTAGTAATGATTGGATCAACAGACTCTTCTCTAATGATATCTTACTCTTACGTATATTTCGCGATGTTGGTCTTGGACTTATTAATCAGATGCCAAAAATGAAAAAATATTTTATTCAAGAAGCTTCTGGTCTCACTTCCAACGCACCACGTCTTCTCCGTGGGCTTCCAATCTAA
- the korA gene encoding KorA family transcriptional regulator codes for MRMIEQKSVDRAFSQKVARDITVVMRSEREWHFTFVADDPITQKSYKYMLMTQRGKLRIWANPKHPFCFLKERGVICGNFSLDEK; via the coding sequence ATGAGAATGATAGAACAAAAAAGCGTTGATAGAGCGTTTAGTCAGAAAGTAGCTCGAGATATTACAGTAGTAATGCGTTCAGAAAGAGAATGGCATTTTACATTTGTTGCAGATGATCCAATAACTCAAAAATCCTATAAATATATGCTTATGACGCAAAGAGGAAAATTGAGGATTTGGGCTAATCCAAAGCATCCTTTTTGTTTTCTTAAAGAGAGAGGTGTTATTTGTGGCAATTTCAGTCTTGATGAGAAGTAA